A stretch of the Oncorhynchus clarkii lewisi isolate Uvic-CL-2024 chromosome 9, UVic_Ocla_1.0, whole genome shotgun sequence genome encodes the following:
- the LOC139416707 gene encoding small cell adhesion glycoprotein-like, giving the protein MTSIPMTATEKRPTSLPSHTDSSVIGIVIVLVLLTLAGLGFLLYRYLCHNKGAYRTTGEPAPGEDCDLAHGDIVTDEKKEYFI; this is encoded by the exons ATGACTTCTATTCCCATGACAG CAACAGAGAAGAGACCTACATCGCTTCCCAGTCATACGGACTCCTCTGTCATTGGAA tCGTCATCGTACTTGTTCTACTGACGCTAGCTGGCCTGGGTTTCCTTCTGTACCGGTACTTGTGCCACAACAAGGGTGCCTACAGAACCACAGGAGAACCTGCCCCGGGGGAGGACTGTGATCTGGCCCACGGTGACATCGTAACTGATGAAAAGAAGGAGTACTTCATTTGA
- the LOC139416708 gene encoding DAZ-associated protein 2-like codes for MNNKGSYPQQAVYPQQSSAPIYPPAMQVSPQAPPYTDAPPAYSEIYQPRYVHPSQAGQLQQMAQYPGTQMYMQLPQSMAVGPMGHNVPMAYYPMGAMYPPGSTVLVEGGYDAGARFGQSNSASIPPPPPGHMPNAAQLAAMQGANVMMTQRKNNFFMGGSNGGYTIW; via the exons ATGAACAACAAAG GTTCCTATCCCCAGCAAGCTGTGTACCCACAGCAGAGCAGTGCACCCATCTACCCCCCTGCTATGCAAGTGTCTCCTCAGGCACCCCCTTACACAGACGCACCACCTGCATACTCTGAG ATTTATCAGCCCAGGTATGTGCACCCATCTCAGGCTGGCCAGCTACAGCAAATGGCCCAGTACCCTGGCACTCAGATGTACATGCAACTGCCCCAGTCCATGGCTGTTGGACCAATGGGCCACAACGTCCCCATGGCATACTACCCCATGGGAGCCATGTATCCCCCTGGCTCCACTGTGCTAGTGGAGGGAGGATATGATGCTGGTGCTCGATTTGGTCAAAGCAACAGTGCTTCCATCCCT CCCCCACCTCCTGGCCACATGCCTAATGCAGCTCAGCTGGCCGCCATGCAGGGTGCCAACGTCATGATGACACAGCGCAAGAACAACTTCTTCATGGGTGGTTCCAATGGTGGGTACACCATCTGGTAA